From a region of the Roseivirga sp. 4D4 genome:
- a CDS encoding sulfite exporter TauE/SafE family protein encodes MTDFLLLFIMGLAGGLLAGLIGIGGGVMYILVLPYLLIGMGFPEQEIVQYTIANSIFGTMFAALSGNVALIRRGEFYSREIVSIGVFGTITSILVLHLFVNTPKYDKQLFNYVVIIIMAFIAIRTLLQSSRPTGAGFEKRVSNFALGLIGVGAGSVSALSGLGGGTAIIPILNSGLKISMHKAKAISLGVIFITAFSLSVFNLLERPMTDFTNQSTGYIVWPLALMISFGVVIGSPLGVILARRLSNKLISYIFVLFVLVVIADKAMQLI; translated from the coding sequence ATGACCGATTTCCTTTTGTTGTTCATTATGGGGCTTGCTGGTGGTCTTCTGGCAGGCTTGATCGGTATTGGTGGAGGCGTTATGTATATACTGGTGCTTCCTTATCTGTTGATTGGTATGGGCTTTCCTGAACAGGAGATCGTTCAATACACTATTGCCAACTCGATTTTCGGAACGATGTTCGCTGCTCTATCAGGTAATGTTGCTTTGATAAGACGTGGGGAATTCTATTCGCGAGAGATAGTGTCAATAGGAGTCTTTGGGACAATTACTTCCATACTCGTACTTCATTTGTTCGTCAATACCCCTAAGTATGATAAGCAGCTTTTTAATTATGTGGTGATCATCATCATGGCATTCATTGCCATAAGGACCCTTCTACAGTCAAGCAGGCCAACTGGAGCTGGTTTCGAAAAACGAGTGTCAAACTTCGCTTTGGGCTTAATCGGGGTAGGTGCTGGTTCCGTTTCTGCACTTTCCGGCCTGGGAGGAGGGACCGCTATTATTCCCATCTTGAATAGTGGGTTGAAAATATCCATGCATAAGGCGAAAGCAATATCACTAGGTGTGATTTTTATCACTGCATTTTCTCTTTCGGTCTTCAATTTATTGGAAAGACCCATGACTGATTTTACAAATCAAAGTACGGGTTACATTGTTTGGCCCTTGGCTTTGATGATATCATTCGGTGTAGTTATTGGTTCTCCTCTTGGAGTAATTCTGGCTAGGAGACTGTCCAATAAGTTAATCAGTTATATCTTTGTGCTCTTTGTTTTGGTTGTGATTGCCGATAAAGCGATGCAGCTTATCTGA